In Bradyrhizobium sp. 200, the sequence CGCTGGCTGTTCTGGGGGGAACGCATGCGTCCGCAGACAGGCGCGAAGCGGCTGGTTCAGCAGCAACTCGCTTCACCGATCGCAGGGGCGGCGGGAGTCGTTGCGATCGGCAGCGCCGCCGAGCGCGACTATCGCAGCCGTTTCCCCCATCTCCACCATTTCTGCATTCCCTATCACTGCGATCTGGTGCCATTCCTCGCAACGCAGCGCGACGGGGACGCGCGGCCTCTGACGTTCCTGTTTTGTGGACAGATGATCGAACGCAAGGGTGTCGATGTACTCTTGCTGGCTTTCGATCGGCTGATCGCGAGCGGCGTGGACGCACGGCTGCTACTCGTCGGGCGGGAGGCCGAACTGCCGAAATTCATGAACCTCGTCAGCCCGGTAACGAGATTGAAAGTGGATTACGAGGGATTCCAGGCGCCGGATTCGCTGCCGTCGTATTTCGCGCGCAGCGATGTCTTCGTCCTGCCGAGCCGGCATGATGGATGGGGCGTGGTTGTCAACCAGGCACTGGCGACAGGCATCCCGATCATCACGTCCGATGCGGTCGGTGCCGGTCTCGACTACGTACGGAACGGCATCAACGGCGTGACGGTCAAGGCGGGTGATGTGGATGAACTCTATGGCGCGTTGCAGACCTTTGCGCACAATCCCGAACTGGTGCACGAATGGGGCTTGAAATCTCGTGAAATGTCGCACGCGCTGACGCCGGAAGCGGGAGCCCAGAAGTGGGTCAAGGTGTTCGAAACGATGGTAGCCCGGTGATGGTGATGGCGTACACAGCACGGTGGTGTCGTCCTGCCGATCATGAAGCTCGCACGGGAAATCGCGAATGAAGATCCTGCTAGTGAGCAGCGGTTCCGGATCTCGGGGAGGTGGAGAAATCTTTCTCAATTACCTTGGCAGCGCTCTGGCGGCACGCGGGCACTCGGTGGTGACGTGGATGCCAGCGCATGCGCGGATGAACGAGCTCGCTTCCCAGTGCGCCAGATTCTCCGAGGTGGTCCGGGCGGAATTCTGCAACACGTACGATCATCGATCGAGGTCGCTTGCTACCGTTTTCAACTCGCGCGCGTCAAACCATGTTGCGCGCCAATGGGCCGAGTTGAAGCCGGATGTCATTCACGTCAACAAGCAGAACCTGGAGGATGGCCTTGATCTGCTGCGCGCCGCGCGGGTCAGTGGACGCCCCTCGGTCTGTACCATCCATCTCACCCAGACTGCCCGGTATCTGCGCGCGCGGGGCGCGCTGCTGAGGGATCTCGTCGCTTGGTGGGAACTGCGGAAGTTCGGGGGCGACTATGTCGCCGTGCAGGATACCCGTCGTGACGAGTTGTCATCGTTCCTGGGATCAGACGCGCGGACCAGGACGATTTTCAACGGCGTCCCGCCGGTCGATTCAAGCCAGATACGTGCGCTTCGAAGCACGATGCGCGCCGAGCTCAATATTCCAGACGGCGGACTCCTCGTCGTGGGGGTGGGTCGGCTGGTCCCGCAAAAGAGACCATTTGTATTTCTGGAGATGGCAAAAAGGCTGCACAAGGGGCATCCGCGGGCCAGGTTTGTCTGGGTCGGAGACGGCGAATTGTCGGGCGAATGGCAGGCCGCGGTCGCCCGCAACGGCTTGTCCGACGTCGTCTCGTGCGCCGGCTGGAAGTCGGATGTGCGACCTTACCTGGCGGCGGCGGACCTGTTGCTCCACACTGCCGAATTCGAAGGCCTGCCGTTTGCCATGATCGAAGCCATGAGCATGGGCGTTCCCTGCGCCATATCTCGATCCGTCGCCTCGGAGCTGCCGTTCCTGGACGCACGCAATGCCATCGTCTATGACGATCCTGGCCAGTTGGAGCACCTGGTTGCTCGCCCGCAGGCCTTGAGTGAGGTTGGGGAAGCCGCGCGCGTCTTGATGAACGAGCGATTCTCCGATCACGCGATGGCGGCGTCCTACGAAGAGCTCTACGCCGGGCAGATGGCGAGGGGCGGATGACCGAGCTATCAAGAAGCCTCAGCGCGGGGGCTGTCCCGAAAAGTCCGGCTGTTCCCACCCTGATCATGGTTGTCGGGTTGGCACTGACCTGGCTCGCCCTTCCTTCGACCGATTCGGAATCGATCTTCGATACCGCCGCGATCGGTGTGGGAGTGGCACTATTGGCCGCTACCGCGGTCGAAGCCGCCGCGGGCGTTCGCGCGTTGATCCGCACCGACAATCTGATGCTCTGGGTGTTCTACGGACTGACGCTGCTGGAATTCCTTTTCCCGCAGCCCGATGTCAACAGCAGCGTCAGCATTGATGCTGCGACGCGCGGCACGGGGATCGTTCTGCTTGCCTTCTTCGGATTGGTCCTGGGACGCCATCTGGTCTCGACGCGATCGAGTCCTGTCGCGCCGGTCGATTTCAAGCCAGGCCATCTATTCGGATTGTTCCTCTTTGCATTCATCGTTGGATACCTGCACATCTTCATCGCAATTAATTTCGATCCGATCGAGATGATCACACAGATGGGTCGGCCGAGGTTCACCCAACCGTGGGGAAGGGGAAAGCTGGGAGACATATCCGCGCTGCTGTACGAGTTGAGCCTGCTAATCTACCTGCTGCCTCCCATCGCGGGTTTCATGTTTGCTCGTTCAAAGCAGTTCTCTGTCTTGCAGAAATTGATCGTGATACTGGTCCTGTCGCTGACGTTCTTTTACGCATTTGCCCAGGGAACTCGGAACGTGGTCGGGACCTACGTCATTGCGATGTTTGGTGCGTATGTCCTGAGCAAGCCCGACCTGAAGCTGAAACGACTGCTGATGGTCGGTGTTCCGCTGGCTGCCCTGCTGCTGTTTGTCAGCACGCTGATGCTCGAGCTCAGATCCGCCGGTGGTATCGGTTCGCTTGCGAATGATCAGCGTCAGTACGACACGTTGTACATCGACCACAACATGGTCAACATCTCCAATCTGACCAACGTGTTTCCCGACGTGGTGGATTACCTGGGACTCGAAATTCCCATTCAATCAATCATCAAGCCTATTCCTCGTGCGCTCTGGCCAGGCAAGCCGGAAGGCCTGAGTACGAGTATCGAGGCGGCGCTAGGTACGTTTGATGGCGTTACCACGCTGGCCTGCACCTTCGCGGGTGAAGCGTACATGGCATTCGGGTTTGCCGGTGTCCTGATTGCCGGGCTGATTTTTGGCGCCGCCGCCGGGCGGTGGAATCAGGTCGGTCAGGACCGGAATTCCTCCTTTTCCCAGATATTATACGCATCCGGTTTCCTGTGCGCGGCCATGTCGATGCGCAGTCTGCTGACGATGGTCCCATTCATGCTGCCAACGCTGGCGATGTGGGTTATCGGCAAATTCTGGCTGCCGAAAGCGAGCGTTCACGCTCGATAGTCGCATTACCACTTAGCTGATGCCGTATAACATCCTTCACGTCATTCCCTACATGCATGCGAGCGCCGGTGGACCGCCGGTTGTGGTCGAGAATTTCATCTCCGAAGCCAGCCGGCCGAGTCATCGCTCAAAGATCGTCTCGACGCTCGACTATTGCAACGGCGATGAAAACAGTTTGCAAAAGCACATCGAACAGCTTGCTCCCACGACGTTCCTGACCGGTGTGGAAACAACTCCCGTTATCGGCCGGACGATGCTGCAAGTTCGCGCATGTCGGTGCAGGGAAGCATTTTGCGCGCGAACGATTGACGTGGGAGGCCTCCGCAAAGTCTGCTCGCCTGCTACAGTCAGGTTCTTTCAGGTGTAAATGCGGGAAGCGATTCGCGCGTGGGCGCTAAACAATTCCAGGATCTATCGCGTTTCGGAGGGACCGCGCGGGGCGGTCCTCGTGCTGCCGACGCCGCAGGACATGTTCGCCTGGCGTCGCCAAGCGCTGATTTTGTTCGGCGCGAAGGTCGGAAAGCGCGTTCTCATCCGCTCAGGCGTGCGCGTGACCTATCCGTGGAATCTGACGATGGGCGACTACGTCTGGGTCGGCGACAACGTGACGCTTTATTCTGTTGCGGAAATATCGATGGGGATCGCATTCCGTCATTTCGCAGGAGGCCTATCTCTGCGCGGGAACGCATGATTTCCGCGATGTGACGTTCCCGTTCGTTGGCGCTCCAATCAGGATCGCTAGTGAGTGCTGGGTTGCTGCGCGCGTCTCCATTGGAACTGGCGTTGACGTCGGACATTCGGCCGCGATCGGCGCGGGGATCGATCGTGACCGGCCAACGTCGATGCCGAAGCGATTGTGTGGGAAGTCCTGCGAAGTTTGTGGGTAAGCGAGCGCCGGAGATCTCGACTGGTCTACCATAGTGTTTGCATAGTCACCTTGCCGAAGTACGGAGCCTTCGCATGTCGAAATCGATGGGTGCCGCGCTTATCGCCTCGGCCATGGCCTGTTCAATCGCCGCGTCCGGAGGGCCGATTGATCTGCAGGCCAATCCGCCCGCCCTCCGCGAGGCAGGGAAGAACATTGGAAGCGGCGATCCCGCCGTTCGCACCGCTCAGGCTGCTCGGGAACGGCGTACCACGAACGTCCCTCAGATCTTCTACAACATCGTCACTGACGGCGGCGCTGCCTGCAACGGTGATGTGGCTACGGTCAGCCGGTCCGTGAGCATTGGCAGAGGGGCGCGCGTACTATCCGTCTCCGCGGACACATTCAGCAGCGGCGATGTCGGCAAGGCCATTGTCATTCCCGGCGCAGGAAACAATGGAGGCCGACTGTCTGCCTACATCCAATCCTTCATCAATGCGCAAACCGTAAATCTGGATCGCGGAGCGGCGACCGGGCTCTCCGTTGCATTGAAGGATATTGGCTACGGTACTGACGATGCACCAAAGTTCATGGCGTTCAACAAATGGGCGCGTGAAAACCAAGGAGCAAAACAGGTCGTTCTGACCGTCCCAAGAGGCGCAAACTGCTGGTTCGGCTCCCCCGTGTGGTCAACAAGCGTCAGCTTACAGAATGCTTGGGCTGCAGGTATCAACAACCTGATAGTTGAAGGAGCGGGGGCTACCATCAATAGCGTGGGCGGCGCCGGTTTTTGGCTCGGTGGTCGTGGTGTTTGCCAAGCCGGCCTCGACTCGGCGAACGGATGCTCCGCGCGTATTGAGACAGCTCAGGCAGGTGCGAAGCAGATCACGTTGACCGCGTCCTCTTTGGCCGCGGGCTACATCCGCCGCTTTCCGGTCGGGAAGTGGCTTCTGCTCGGCGGCCTTGATACGCAGGGGCTTTGGAAAGCTCCTTACG encodes:
- a CDS encoding O-antigen polymerase, with protein sequence MTELSRSLSAGAVPKSPAVPTLIMVVGLALTWLALPSTDSESIFDTAAIGVGVALLAATAVEAAAGVRALIRTDNLMLWVFYGLTLLEFLFPQPDVNSSVSIDAATRGTGIVLLAFFGLVLGRHLVSTRSSPVAPVDFKPGHLFGLFLFAFIVGYLHIFIAINFDPIEMITQMGRPRFTQPWGRGKLGDISALLYELSLLIYLLPPIAGFMFARSKQFSVLQKLIVILVLSLTFFYAFAQGTRNVVGTYVIAMFGAYVLSKPDLKLKRLLMVGVPLAALLLFVSTLMLELRSAGGIGSLANDQRQYDTLYIDHNMVNISNLTNVFPDVVDYLGLEIPIQSIIKPIPRALWPGKPEGLSTSIEAALGTFDGVTTLACTFAGEAYMAFGFAGVLIAGLIFGAAAGRWNQVGQDRNSSFSQILYASGFLCAAMSMRSLLTMVPFMLPTLAMWVIGKFWLPKASVHAR
- a CDS encoding glycosyltransferase; amino-acid sequence: MKILLVSSGSGSRGGGEIFLNYLGSALAARGHSVVTWMPAHARMNELASQCARFSEVVRAEFCNTYDHRSRSLATVFNSRASNHVARQWAELKPDVIHVNKQNLEDGLDLLRAARVSGRPSVCTIHLTQTARYLRARGALLRDLVAWWELRKFGGDYVAVQDTRRDELSSFLGSDARTRTIFNGVPPVDSSQIRALRSTMRAELNIPDGGLLVVGVGRLVPQKRPFVFLEMAKRLHKGHPRARFVWVGDGELSGEWQAAVARNGLSDVVSCAGWKSDVRPYLAAADLLLHTAEFEGLPFAMIEAMSMGVPCAISRSVASELPFLDARNAIVYDDPGQLEHLVARPQALSEVGEAARVLMNERFSDHAMAASYEELYAGQMARGG
- a CDS encoding glycosyltransferase family 4 protein, with product MLRTITMSCHAQGDADLLARPRSSDWPVRMQRKHKVAFVTIVPSPYQRDLFGALAAREEVDVGVYYLESAAPDSPWPDKDLRPFERILPGFSFNVGNVRAHMNWPIPDLSDADFVVLSSFTSVTGQLLMRRLRRQRWLFWGERMRPQTGAKRLVQQQLASPIAGAAGVVAIGSAAERDYRSRFPHLHHFCIPYHCDLVPFLATQRDGDARPLTFLFCGQMIERKGVDVLLLAFDRLIASGVDARLLLVGREAELPKFMNLVSPVTRLKVDYEGFQAPDSLPSYFARSDVFVLPSRHDGWGVVVNQALATGIPIITSDAVGAGLDYVRNGINGVTVKAGDVDELYGALQTFAHNPELVHEWGLKSREMSHALTPEAGAQKWVKVFETMVAR